From a region of the Etheostoma cragini isolate CJK2018 chromosome 20, CSU_Ecrag_1.0, whole genome shotgun sequence genome:
- the kcnk10b gene encoding potassium channel subfamily K member 10b isoform X1: protein MKFPIETPRKQVNWDPEQQVAVQTNLVPPKKVQPGVAKSSLVQASVATMQNPMGCDPKTNGHCPLPRLSISSRSASVVASMDTSYDGTVAALHSVMKWKTVVAVFIVVVLYLVCGGLAFRALEQPFESNQKTSITLEKASFLERHPCVTPNELEALIKHSIDAVSAGVSPIGDTSYNSSYWDLGSAFFFAGTVITTIGYGNIAPSTEGGKIFCILYAIFGIPLFGFLLAGIGDQLGTIFVKSILRVEKIFRQKHKQISQTKIRVTSTILFILAGCIVFVTIPAVIFKHIEGWTTLEAIYFVVITLTTVGIGDYVAGGNRRIDYMKWYKPLVWFWILVGLAYFAAVLSMIGDWLRVLSKKTKEEVGEIKAHAAEWKANVRAEFRETRRRLSVEIHDKLQRAATIRSMERRQLGLEQRAHSLDMLSPEKRALFASLDAGRFKTSSQESIDTKLNNLRLKGACGPYDHQGSEQTEQTASSSEENLFNLRFGSLTKLARRNKNRELRRNIEEVERRASVGISNGSAMRGEEKTEVEEDGDPDEENEEIKEGNTSLTNLAQCAIECSRLNGFTPGDAKDRRND, encoded by the exons ATGAAATTTCCAATAGAAACCCCAAGGAAACAAGTTAACTGGGACCCCGAACAACAAG TGGCGGTCCAGACCAACTTGGTCCCTCCCAAAAAGGTCCAGCCTGGCGTGGCTAAATCAAGTCTAGTCCAGGCCAGTGTGGCCACTATGCAGAACCCCATGGGCTGTGACCCTAAGACCAATGGTCACTGTCCACTGCCACGCCTGTCCATCTCCTCCCGCTCTGCCAGCGTGGTGGCCAGCATGGACACCAGCTATGACGGCACGGTTGCAGCGCTCCACTCAGTGATGAAGTGGAAGACGGTGGTGGCGGTGTTCATCGTTGTCGTTCTCTACCTGGTTTGTGGAGGGTTGGCATTCAGGGCACTGGAGCAGCCGTTTGAGAGCAACCAGAAAACCAGTATCACGCTGGAGAAAGCTTCTTTCCTGGAGAGACACCCCTGTGTGACTCCTAATGAGCTGGAGGCGCTTATCAAG CATTCCATAGATGCTGTAAGTGCAGGAGTGAGTCCTATTGGAGACACATCCTACAATTCCAGTTACTGGGACCTGGGCAGTGCCTTCTTCTTTGCTGGAACTGTCATCACAACAATAG GTTATGGAAACATAGCTCCAAGCACGGAAGGCGGGAAAATCTTTTGCATCCTTTATGCCATATTTGGCATACCTCTGTTTGGCTTCTTGTTGGCGGGGATTGGAGACCAGCTGGGGACCATCTTTGTAAAAAGCATCTTGAGAGTTGAAAAGATATTCAGG caaaaacacaaacagatcaGCCAAACTAAGATCAGAGTGACGTCCACCatcctgttcatcctggctggCTGCATTGTTTTCGTCACCATCCCTGCTGTCATCTTTAAACACATCGAGGGCTGGACCACACTAGAAGCCATCTACTTTGTTGTGATCACACTCACTACGGTGGGAATAGGAGACTATGTGGCAG GTGGTAACCGTAGGATTGACTATATGAAGTGGTACAAGCCTCTGGTGTGGTTCTGGATTTTGGTTGGTTTGGCGTACTTTGCGGCTGTCCTCAGTATGATCGGAGACTGGCTCAGAGTATTGTCTAAAAAGACCAAAGAGGAG GTTGGGGAGATTAAAGCCCATGCAGCTGAATGGAAGGCAAATGTACGAGCAGAGTTCCGTGAAACCCGTCGCCGCCTGAGTGTTGAGATCCATGACAAGCTCCAGAGGGCCGCTACCATCCGCAGCATGGAGCGCCGTCAACTTGGCCTGGAGCAGCGAGCTCACTCCCTGGACATGCTGTCTCCAGAGAAGCGAGCCTTGTTTGCCAGCCTGGATGCCGGTCGCTTTAAGACTTCCTCTCAGGAAAGCATCGACACCAAGCTCAACAACTTGAGGCTGAAGGGGGCCTGTGGGCCATACGACCATCAGGGGAGTGAGCAAACAGAACAGACGGCATCTTCCTCGGAGGAGAATCTCTTCAACCTGCGCTTTGGATCCCTCACCAAGCTGGCCAGACGTAACAAGAACCGCGAGCTGCGGAGGAACATTGAAGAAGTTGAGCGACGGGCGAGTGTTGGCATAAGCAATGGCAGTGCCATGCGGGGTGAGGAGAAGACGGAAGTAGAAGAAGATGGGGACCCGGATGAGGAAAACgaagaaataaaagaaggaaacacCAGTCTGACAAACCTGGCACAGTGCGCAATTGAGTGCAGCAGGTTGAATGGCTTTACACCAGGGGATGCCAAAGACAGAAGGAACGACTAG
- the kcnk10b gene encoding potassium channel subfamily K member 10b isoform X2, whose amino-acid sequence MAVQTNLVPPKKVQPGVAKSSLVQASVATMQNPMGCDPKTNGHCPLPRLSISSRSASVVASMDTSYDGTVAALHSVMKWKTVVAVFIVVVLYLVCGGLAFRALEQPFESNQKTSITLEKASFLERHPCVTPNELEALIKHSIDAVSAGVSPIGDTSYNSSYWDLGSAFFFAGTVITTIGYGNIAPSTEGGKIFCILYAIFGIPLFGFLLAGIGDQLGTIFVKSILRVEKIFRQKHKQISQTKIRVTSTILFILAGCIVFVTIPAVIFKHIEGWTTLEAIYFVVITLTTVGIGDYVAGGNRRIDYMKWYKPLVWFWILVGLAYFAAVLSMIGDWLRVLSKKTKEEVGEIKAHAAEWKANVRAEFRETRRRLSVEIHDKLQRAATIRSMERRQLGLEQRAHSLDMLSPEKRALFASLDAGRFKTSSQESIDTKLNNLRLKGACGPYDHQGSEQTEQTASSSEENLFNLRFGSLTKLARRNKNRELRRNIEEVERRASVGISNGSAMRGEEKTEVEEDGDPDEENEEIKEGNTSLTNLAQCAIECSRLNGFTPGDAKDRRND is encoded by the exons A TGGCGGTCCAGACCAACTTGGTCCCTCCCAAAAAGGTCCAGCCTGGCGTGGCTAAATCAAGTCTAGTCCAGGCCAGTGTGGCCACTATGCAGAACCCCATGGGCTGTGACCCTAAGACCAATGGTCACTGTCCACTGCCACGCCTGTCCATCTCCTCCCGCTCTGCCAGCGTGGTGGCCAGCATGGACACCAGCTATGACGGCACGGTTGCAGCGCTCCACTCAGTGATGAAGTGGAAGACGGTGGTGGCGGTGTTCATCGTTGTCGTTCTCTACCTGGTTTGTGGAGGGTTGGCATTCAGGGCACTGGAGCAGCCGTTTGAGAGCAACCAGAAAACCAGTATCACGCTGGAGAAAGCTTCTTTCCTGGAGAGACACCCCTGTGTGACTCCTAATGAGCTGGAGGCGCTTATCAAG CATTCCATAGATGCTGTAAGTGCAGGAGTGAGTCCTATTGGAGACACATCCTACAATTCCAGTTACTGGGACCTGGGCAGTGCCTTCTTCTTTGCTGGAACTGTCATCACAACAATAG GTTATGGAAACATAGCTCCAAGCACGGAAGGCGGGAAAATCTTTTGCATCCTTTATGCCATATTTGGCATACCTCTGTTTGGCTTCTTGTTGGCGGGGATTGGAGACCAGCTGGGGACCATCTTTGTAAAAAGCATCTTGAGAGTTGAAAAGATATTCAGG caaaaacacaaacagatcaGCCAAACTAAGATCAGAGTGACGTCCACCatcctgttcatcctggctggCTGCATTGTTTTCGTCACCATCCCTGCTGTCATCTTTAAACACATCGAGGGCTGGACCACACTAGAAGCCATCTACTTTGTTGTGATCACACTCACTACGGTGGGAATAGGAGACTATGTGGCAG GTGGTAACCGTAGGATTGACTATATGAAGTGGTACAAGCCTCTGGTGTGGTTCTGGATTTTGGTTGGTTTGGCGTACTTTGCGGCTGTCCTCAGTATGATCGGAGACTGGCTCAGAGTATTGTCTAAAAAGACCAAAGAGGAG GTTGGGGAGATTAAAGCCCATGCAGCTGAATGGAAGGCAAATGTACGAGCAGAGTTCCGTGAAACCCGTCGCCGCCTGAGTGTTGAGATCCATGACAAGCTCCAGAGGGCCGCTACCATCCGCAGCATGGAGCGCCGTCAACTTGGCCTGGAGCAGCGAGCTCACTCCCTGGACATGCTGTCTCCAGAGAAGCGAGCCTTGTTTGCCAGCCTGGATGCCGGTCGCTTTAAGACTTCCTCTCAGGAAAGCATCGACACCAAGCTCAACAACTTGAGGCTGAAGGGGGCCTGTGGGCCATACGACCATCAGGGGAGTGAGCAAACAGAACAGACGGCATCTTCCTCGGAGGAGAATCTCTTCAACCTGCGCTTTGGATCCCTCACCAAGCTGGCCAGACGTAACAAGAACCGCGAGCTGCGGAGGAACATTGAAGAAGTTGAGCGACGGGCGAGTGTTGGCATAAGCAATGGCAGTGCCATGCGGGGTGAGGAGAAGACGGAAGTAGAAGAAGATGGGGACCCGGATGAGGAAAACgaagaaataaaagaaggaaacacCAGTCTGACAAACCTGGCACAGTGCGCAATTGAGTGCAGCAGGTTGAATGGCTTTACACCAGGGGATGCCAAAGACAGAAGGAACGACTAG